TGAAACACGGACGGCACACCGGCCATCACATGCACGTTCTTGATGGTGAAACCGGGCGCGGCGGAGACCGGATTGTCGATCAGCGTGGCGTCCTGCGGAATGCGCGCCATGCGCAGCCGCGCGGCGTTCAGCTCGATCCCCGACTTGTCGTAATGCGCCTGAAGCAGCGCGCGGGCGTCATCGCGCACATCAATGCTCTGGCCGAAGGCCTGCGCCATGCAGTCGGCGGTGATGTCATCGTGGGTGGGCCCGATCCCGCCCGACGTGAACACCGTGTCATAGCGGTCCGACAGCGCGCGCACGGCTTCGATGATCGTTGCAGCCTCGTCTCCGACAATACGGACTTCGGCGAGTGTCACGCCGATCTCGCTCAACTGGCCCGCCAGATGGTGCATGTTCGCATCCCGCGTCCGCCCCGAAAGAATTTCATCCCCGATCACCAGCATCGCTGCCGTTGGGTTCGCCATGTTGCCACTCCTTGAGCCTGTTTGCAGATCGGTATAGCCCCATGCCATGCGCTTTCAAACCGAACTTGTCCCCGCGCGGCTGATCCGCCGATACAAACGCTTCCTTGCCGATTGCAGGCTGGAAGACGGGCAAGAGGTGACGGCCCATTGCGCCAACCCCGGGTCGATGATGGGGCTGGCGGAACCGGAAACGAAAGTCTGGCTGGAGCCGAACGACGATCCGAAGAAAAAGCTGAAGTACGGCTGGCGTCTGGTGG
Above is a genomic segment from Sulfitobacter sp. HNIBRBA3233 containing:
- a CDS encoding competence/damage-inducible protein A — encoded protein: MANPTAAMLVIGDEILSGRTRDANMHHLAGQLSEIGVTLAEVRIVGDEAATIIEAVRALSDRYDTVFTSGGIGPTHDDITADCMAQAFGQSIDVRDDARALLQAHYDKSGIELNAARLRMARIPQDATLIDNPVSAAPGFTIKNVHVMAGVPSVFQAMVASVLPTLTGGTPLISKSYTVFRGEGDIAGPLGDLAKAYPALSIGSYPFQREGRFGAQIVLRGHDSKLLDDALDQLAEAFA